The following proteins come from a genomic window of Neoarius graeffei isolate fNeoGra1 chromosome 26, fNeoGra1.pri, whole genome shotgun sequence:
- the il10 gene encoding interleukin-10: MLLFRFLLLSLLTALLLQAAQCKKSICKDSCCTFVEGFPVRLKTLRSSYAMIREYYESRDDLDTSLFNRTVLEHFKSPYGCSVMNDVLHFYLETVLPSAISGHTKKDRFKTPIDVIGNLFQELKRELVQCRNYFTCRKPFEISNVKNSYNQMGGKGMYKAMGELDMLFNYIEDYVASQKRKR, from the exons ATGCTCCTGTTTAGGTTCCTCCTGCTATCTTTGCTGACAGCCCTGCTGCTTCAGGCTGCTCAGTGCAAAAAGAGCATCTGCAAAGACAGCTGCTGCACCTTCGTTGAGGGATTTCCAGTCAGACTGAAAACACTTCGTTCTTCATACGCCATGATCCGAGAGTACTAT GAATCCAGGGATGATCTGGACACCTCACTATTCAACAGGACAGTTCTTGAACACTTTAAA AGCCCTTATGGATGCAGTGTCATGAACGACGTTCTGCatttctacctggagaccgtgttACCCAGCGCCATCAGTGGACACACGAAGAAAGATAGATTTAAAACGCCAATCGACGTCATTGGAAACTTATTCCAAGAGCTCAAAAGGGAGCTGGTCCAATGT AGGAATTACTTCACATGCCGGAAACCTTTTGAAATCTCTAACGTCAAGAACTCATACAATCAA ATGGGAGGAAAAGGCATGTACAAAGCCATGGGAGAGCTGGACATGTTGTTCAACTATATTGAAGATTATGTGGCATCGCAGAAACGAAAACGCTGA